A region from the Sulfurospirillum oryzae genome encodes:
- a CDS encoding endonuclease MutS2 yields the protein MEKLFSKLDLADYATSFKHFLARQKPLFMEGDANLHYKLIHELLMRDRLKPLPEVPSLDVALMHLTKMGTLRLNEIFAFVQIINYMQYLKNMLNDQSLGEWMERILIPVEITQICGYFDDKGELKPSVDEQFANIAQSLKMVKDEMNSTLRRLISTEKIALYLADKQIHYINNQEALLVRGGFNHVLKGNVIGRSSSGFFYVVPEALAKLVSRESELLDRKEELVYKYAKQISSTFAKQLKFLAFVNKEFDRFDAYYARVAYAREKDMEFVLPSKTNAIKLENFAHPALANPKPITIDFSKQVLMITGVNAGGKTMLLKSILSAAILSKYLLPMRIDAKHSSIGSFKEVFAILDDPQNVKNDISTFAGRMSEFSKLFGKKTALVGVDEIELGTDADEAANLFKVMIEKLIDKEMKIVITTHHKRLASLLATHPEVELLAAIYDEKSERPTYGFLKGTIGKSYAFETALRYGIPQTLVAEARILYGEDKEKLNELIQKNIDLELQMRQTSEALDARLKEVEKLKESLRDEKERVRDEFDHAYSKMSKEFNQAIGEAKKAIKSSDTKESHRLLNKANQLHQETKRVVPEQKSEPLAVGDKIKYGSSKGVIKSIKKEEAMIECDGITLRVPLSKLKRSGNQPKVHKPGVVISKETPSGSMILDLHGLRADDAVERLDKFLSDALMSGFDEVLVYHGIGTGKLAYAVRTFLSTYPSLVSYGDAPLNMGGYGATLIKL from the coding sequence ATGGAAAAACTCTTTTCAAAACTCGATTTGGCCGATTATGCGACCTCATTCAAACATTTTTTAGCGCGTCAAAAACCTCTTTTTATGGAGGGTGATGCCAATTTACATTATAAACTTATCCATGAACTTTTGATGCGTGATCGTCTCAAGCCTCTACCTGAAGTTCCCTCTTTGGATGTGGCGCTGATGCACTTAACGAAGATGGGTACACTTCGTCTTAATGAGATTTTTGCGTTTGTGCAGATCATTAACTATATGCAGTACCTTAAAAATATGCTGAATGACCAAAGCCTTGGCGAATGGATGGAACGCATTTTAATTCCCGTTGAAATAACGCAAATTTGCGGTTATTTTGATGATAAAGGTGAGCTAAAACCCAGCGTTGATGAACAGTTTGCTAACATCGCTCAAAGCCTTAAAATGGTAAAAGATGAGATGAACAGTACGCTTCGTCGTCTCATTTCCACCGAAAAAATAGCGCTTTATCTCGCGGACAAGCAAATTCACTACATCAACAATCAAGAAGCCCTTTTGGTACGTGGTGGCTTTAACCATGTGTTAAAAGGCAATGTTATTGGACGCAGTAGCAGTGGTTTTTTCTATGTGGTACCTGAAGCACTTGCGAAGTTGGTGAGCCGTGAGAGTGAACTGTTGGATCGTAAAGAGGAGCTTGTCTACAAGTACGCTAAACAGATCTCTTCCACGTTTGCTAAACAGCTTAAATTTTTAGCTTTTGTGAACAAAGAGTTTGACCGCTTTGATGCCTACTATGCCAGAGTCGCGTACGCAAGAGAAAAAGATATGGAGTTTGTGCTTCCCTCTAAAACCAATGCGATTAAGTTAGAGAACTTTGCGCATCCTGCCCTTGCCAACCCAAAACCCATTACGATTGATTTTAGTAAACAGGTTTTGATGATTACGGGCGTGAATGCGGGTGGTAAGACGATGCTTCTAAAGTCCATTCTCTCTGCCGCCATTTTGAGTAAATACCTTCTTCCGATGCGAATCGATGCCAAACACTCTAGCATTGGCTCCTTTAAAGAGGTTTTTGCGATTCTTGATGATCCTCAAAATGTCAAAAACGACATCTCAACGTTTGCGGGACGTATGAGCGAATTTAGTAAGCTTTTTGGGAAGAAAACGGCACTTGTCGGTGTCGATGAGATAGAGCTTGGAACGGACGCGGATGAAGCGGCCAATCTCTTTAAAGTCATGATCGAAAAACTTATCGACAAAGAGATGAAAATCGTCATTACCACGCACCATAAACGGTTAGCATCTTTGCTTGCAACGCACCCCGAAGTCGAACTCTTAGCTGCGATTTACGATGAAAAGAGCGAACGTCCCACGTATGGATTTTTAAAAGGGACGATTGGTAAAAGCTATGCTTTTGAGACAGCCCTTCGTTATGGCATTCCTCAGACCTTGGTTGCCGAGGCGCGTATTTTATACGGTGAAGACAAAGAAAAGCTCAATGAGCTCATTCAAAAAAATATTGACTTAGAGCTTCAAATGCGTCAAACCTCTGAAGCATTAGATGCAAGGCTCAAAGAGGTTGAAAAACTCAAAGAGTCTTTAAGGGATGAAAAAGAGCGTGTCAGGGACGAGTTTGACCATGCCTATTCTAAGATGTCCAAAGAGTTCAATCAAGCGATTGGCGAAGCGAAAAAGGCGATTAAAAGCTCTGATACTAAAGAGTCTCATCGACTTTTAAACAAAGCTAACCAGCTTCATCAAGAGACCAAGCGCGTTGTACCTGAGCAAAAATCAGAACCTTTGGCTGTAGGCGATAAGATCAAATATGGCAGTTCAAAAGGTGTGATTAAGAGTATTAAAAAAGAAGAAGCGATGATCGAGTGCGATGGCATTACTCTTCGCGTTCCACTCTCCAAACTCAAACGAAGCGGCAATCAACCCAAAGTGCATAAACCTGGTGTTGTCATCTCCAAAGAGACGCCAAGTGGCTCGATGATTTTAGATTTGCATGGACTAAGAGCAGATGATGCTGTGGAAAGACTCGATAAGTTTCTAAGTGATGCCCTCATGAGCGGTTTTGATGAGGTTTTGGTCTATCATGGCATTGGAACGGGAAAATTGGCGTATGCAGTGCGAACATTTTTAAGCACTTACCCTTCTTTGGTTTCTTACGGTGATGCGCCTCTTAATATGGGTGGGTATGGTGCCACATTGATTAAACTTTAA
- a CDS encoding FAD-dependent oxidoreductase, with the protein MTKNHYDVLVVGGGISGAALFYELAKYTDVKRIALVEKYERLAKLNSAGTSNSQTIHCGDIETNYTLDKAKKVKETASMIAKYCVKHGHEGKFLFAHQKMAIGVGDTEVEYMQKRYEEFKELYPYLEVFDKEKLSKIEPKLIYDENGKERPDNIIGVGVEGGEFSTVDFGAMTESLVEEAQKIEGKVADVFLNSQVTNITKLGDMHVVMTKDQTFTADFVVVNAGAHSLYLAHEMGYGLDFACLPVAGSFYMTKKKMLNGKVYMVQHPKLPFAALHGDPDILADGCTRFGPTALVLPKLERYTGGTYLDFWQTLQFDGKVAKVFWDLMKDSDIRNYIFRNFLFEIPKFGKELFIKDARKIVPSLQLDELEYAHNFGGVRPQVINKTEKKLMLGEASINPGTGIIFNMTPSPGATSCLGNARRDVRIVCEYLGRTFNEELFKQELVD; encoded by the coding sequence ATGACAAAAAATCACTATGACGTCTTGGTAGTCGGTGGCGGAATCTCAGGTGCAGCTCTTTTTTATGAGCTTGCAAAATATACAGATGTTAAGCGCATTGCGCTAGTCGAAAAATATGAGCGTTTAGCAAAATTAAATTCTGCTGGAACGTCAAATTCTCAAACCATTCACTGTGGTGACATAGAGACCAACTATACTCTAGACAAAGCTAAAAAAGTCAAAGAGACTGCTAGCATGATCGCAAAATATTGCGTTAAACATGGGCATGAGGGCAAATTTTTATTTGCTCATCAGAAAATGGCTATCGGTGTGGGTGATACCGAAGTTGAATATATGCAAAAACGATACGAAGAGTTTAAAGAACTCTATCCGTATTTGGAAGTGTTTGATAAAGAAAAACTCTCTAAAATCGAACCAAAGCTTATTTACGATGAAAATGGTAAAGAGCGTCCTGATAACATCATTGGTGTCGGTGTTGAAGGCGGAGAGTTTAGTACCGTTGATTTTGGGGCTATGACTGAGAGTTTGGTTGAAGAGGCACAAAAAATCGAAGGCAAAGTCGCTGACGTCTTTTTGAATTCTCAAGTAACCAACATTACAAAACTTGGTGATATGCATGTCGTTATGACCAAAGATCAGACCTTTACAGCAGATTTTGTGGTTGTAAATGCTGGTGCGCATTCACTTTATCTTGCACATGAAATGGGTTATGGTCTTGACTTTGCATGTTTACCCGTTGCTGGTAGCTTTTACATGACAAAGAAAAAAATGCTCAATGGTAAAGTTTACATGGTGCAACATCCAAAACTTCCTTTTGCAGCGTTACATGGTGACCCCGATATTTTAGCCGATGGCTGCACACGTTTTGGTCCAACAGCGCTGGTTCTTCCAAAATTGGAGCGTTACACGGGTGGTACGTATCTTGATTTTTGGCAGACACTCCAATTTGATGGTAAAGTTGCAAAAGTCTTTTGGGATTTGATGAAAGACAGTGACATTCGTAATTACATCTTTAGAAATTTCCTCTTTGAAATTCCTAAATTTGGTAAAGAGCTTTTCATTAAAGATGCACGTAAAATTGTTCCTTCCCTTCAGTTGGATGAACTTGAATACGCCCATAATTTTGGTGGTGTAAGACCTCAAGTTATCAATAAAACAGAGAAAAAATTGATGCTTGGAGAAGCGAGTATCAATCCAGGTACGGGTATCATCTTTAACATGACACCAAGTCCTGGTGCTACTAGCTGTCTTGGTAATGCACGACGTGACGTTAGAATCGTTTGTGAATACCTTGGTCGTACCTTCAATGAAGAACTCTTCAAACAAGAACTCGTTGACTAA
- a CDS encoding RidA family protein, translating into MKIVSTTNAPAAIGPYSQAIVVNDMVFTSGQIALKPDGSFLDGDVEAQATQVLENLQAVLKEAGSSLGQVVKTTIFLANMDDFAKVNGVYGSFFGEHKPARSTVGVKTLPRNALVEIEAIAVK; encoded by the coding sequence ATGAAGATAGTTTCGACGACCAATGCACCTGCGGCGATTGGTCCCTATTCACAAGCGATTGTTGTGAATGATATGGTTTTTACCTCTGGGCAAATTGCACTAAAGCCCGATGGTAGTTTTTTGGATGGCGACGTGGAAGCACAAGCCACGCAAGTGTTAGAAAATCTCCAAGCCGTGCTTAAAGAAGCGGGAAGTAGTCTAGGACAAGTGGTTAAAACGACTATTTTCTTAGCCAATATGGACGACTTTGCCAAAGTTAATGGCGTGTATGGTTCTTTCTTTGGGGAGCATAAACCCGCTAGAAGTACCGTTGGCGTGAAAACCTTGCCTAGAAATGCGTTGGTCGAAATCGAAGCAATCGCTGTAAAGTAA
- the murC gene encoding UDP-N-acetylmuramate--L-alanine ligase — protein sequence MKKVHFVGIGGIGLSALAKYLKQEGYAITGSDIKATKITAGLEELGIKVRIPHDPDCITDQDLVVYSAVIKPDNVELVRAREKGMSIMPRREALLFILKNRRVFSVCGAHGKSTTSAMLASMVEGSLVIGAESKQYGSNMYYKEGNNVIFEADESDESFLNSNPYIAIVTNAEPEHMEYYNYDFNRFYGAYRHFLESAKIRVINAEDEFLSTLTDLDAIRLYPSRDICEIDTVMRNGEPFTSFVLKDLGRFEVWGIGSHMALDASLAILASIHEMDVETAREKLKNYKGIKKRFDLLTKHENFALIDDYGHHPTEIKATLGSAKKYAELMGLKKITAIWQPHKYSRTIDNLESFVNCFEGVDQLIILPVWRAGEKEVFIDFEKEFARYSPLFPPRVYRKDDSIEIFPCEANQQTFDEGLIISFGAGDITYQLRGAM from the coding sequence TTGAAAAAAGTTCATTTTGTAGGCATTGGCGGCATTGGGCTTTCCGCATTAGCAAAATATTTAAAACAAGAGGGTTATGCGATAACCGGCTCTGATATAAAAGCAACGAAAATTACCGCAGGATTGGAAGAGCTAGGCATTAAAGTGCGCATTCCGCACGATCCTGATTGCATTACCGACCAAGATCTAGTGGTTTATTCTGCAGTCATCAAACCGGATAACGTGGAGCTTGTGCGTGCACGCGAAAAGGGCATGAGCATTATGCCTAGACGTGAGGCATTGCTTTTTATTCTTAAAAACAGACGTGTTTTCTCTGTGTGTGGAGCGCATGGCAAAAGTACGACCAGTGCGATGCTCGCTTCCATGGTTGAGGGCTCTTTGGTCATTGGAGCGGAGAGTAAGCAGTACGGCTCTAACATGTACTACAAAGAGGGCAACAATGTCATTTTTGAGGCGGATGAAAGTGATGAGAGTTTCTTAAACTCCAATCCGTACATTGCGATTGTCACCAACGCAGAACCTGAACACATGGAGTATTATAACTACGATTTTAACCGTTTTTACGGGGCATACCGCCACTTTTTAGAGAGTGCAAAGATTCGTGTTATCAACGCTGAAGATGAGTTCCTCAGCACTTTAACGGATTTAGACGCGATTCGCCTCTATCCAAGTCGTGACATCTGCGAAATTGATACCGTGATGCGAAATGGTGAGCCTTTTACTTCGTTTGTTCTTAAAGATTTAGGACGTTTTGAAGTGTGGGGTATTGGCTCTCACATGGCACTAGATGCTTCATTGGCAATTTTAGCAAGCATTCATGAGATGGACGTCGAGACAGCGCGTGAAAAACTCAAAAATTATAAAGGCATCAAAAAGCGTTTTGATCTTTTAACCAAGCATGAAAATTTTGCGCTCATTGATGATTATGGACACCACCCAACCGAGATCAAAGCGACGTTAGGATCAGCTAAAAAATATGCTGAACTGATGGGTCTTAAAAAAATTACAGCGATTTGGCAGCCGCATAAATACTCACGTACCATTGATAATTTGGAGAGTTTCGTGAACTGTTTTGAGGGGGTCGATCAGCTCATTATTTTACCGGTCTGGCGAGCTGGCGAGAAAGAGGTCTTTATTGACTTTGAAAAAGAGTTTGCACGTTATTCCCCACTTTTCCCACCGCGTGTTTACCGAAAAGATGATAGTATTGAGATATTTCCTTGCGAAGCGAATCAGCAAACTTTTGATGAAGGTTTAATCATTAGTTTTGGAGCAGGCGACATAACTTATCAACTACGAGGAGCGATGTAA
- a CDS encoding chemotaxis protein CheX, which yields MTNTIQHSILIFNYNEAVLESRNSVLYNTIVGQQASLKEKGIKGILVSLKDTPYAPLVKEDPNLANLVKQLEKLSHTIDLPVAIGDYKRDTFTYLKKLSSDTSVKLFQNINTALLFFNPSALKKELAVLIYDEDKENADKIASELVKLGYSIVHAQNAEDFKLKASAKKYDMTITHTAINQAKNKPSATQSLGLSKQLIINLPVFIDTAVNSLVTITGLEAQKIKHEIRPFNEKIPSQVIIAAMKFKGDISGAFFLIFPRELALIALEAMLGESLEAEDTAAIVDGVAELCNIITGSAKVIFSNKKLKVLFELPKTYLSLQVALSDTLGSNGVWIDMQLDEKPFYMFVTK from the coding sequence ATGACAAATACCATACAACACTCGATTTTAATCTTTAACTATAATGAAGCTGTCCTTGAAAGTCGTAATAGTGTTTTATACAACACGATTGTTGGACAACAAGCTTCTTTAAAAGAGAAAGGTATCAAAGGTATTCTTGTTTCTTTAAAAGATACTCCTTATGCGCCCTTAGTCAAAGAAGATCCCAATCTTGCAAATTTAGTAAAGCAACTTGAAAAATTAAGCCATACTATTGATCTTCCCGTCGCTATTGGTGACTATAAAAGAGATACTTTCACGTATCTTAAAAAACTCAGTTCCGATACATCCGTCAAACTTTTCCAAAATATTAACACCGCACTCCTCTTTTTCAATCCTAGTGCGCTGAAAAAAGAACTTGCGGTACTTATTTACGATGAAGACAAAGAAAATGCCGATAAAATTGCAAGTGAACTTGTGAAGCTTGGCTACTCTATCGTGCATGCACAAAATGCTGAAGACTTTAAACTCAAAGCTTCTGCTAAAAAATATGATATGACGATTACGCATACTGCGATTAATCAAGCCAAAAATAAACCATCGGCAACACAGAGTTTAGGTCTTTCCAAACAACTTATCATCAACCTCCCTGTCTTTATTGACACAGCGGTTAATTCACTGGTCACTATTACAGGACTTGAAGCCCAAAAGATAAAACACGAAATCAGACCCTTTAATGAAAAAATTCCATCACAAGTTATTATTGCTGCTATGAAGTTTAAAGGTGATATTAGTGGTGCTTTCTTCCTGATCTTTCCACGAGAACTTGCCCTCATTGCCCTCGAAGCAATGTTAGGAGAAAGCCTTGAAGCAGAAGACACCGCAGCCATTGTCGATGGTGTTGCAGAACTTTGCAATATTATCACAGGTTCAGCTAAAGTCATTTTCTCGAACAAAAAACTCAAAGTGCTTTTTGAACTCCCCAAAACCTACCTTTCTTTACAGGTAGCACTGAGTGATACACTAGGGTCTAACGGTGTCTGGATCGATATGCAGCTAGATGAAAAACCATTTTATATGTTCGTTACGAAATAA
- a CDS encoding class I SAM-dependent DNA methyltransferase encodes MINPLDLYAKIESLIGFDAQYEKLYQIYLNLLKSLHVKRILDVGCGNGTFLSHLQNEQFDACGIDRSGSMVERALALGVNASTKELEAFEEASFECVVAIADVLNYISPVEIGSFLEAVARVLPKEGYFIFDVNTLYGFEGVADGVMCQNRNDQFLSVDATFFNKELLTKIVLFEKEGEFYRKEEGSITQYFHPLSYFKKLKMFKLSSTKPVTLFGDEPDKTILMLQKR; translated from the coding sequence ATGATAAATCCTCTTGACCTTTACGCTAAAATCGAGTCTTTAATAGGCTTTGATGCACAGTATGAAAAACTCTATCAGATCTATTTGAACTTACTCAAATCTTTACATGTAAAGCGTATTTTAGATGTGGGATGCGGTAATGGAACCTTTTTAAGCCACTTGCAAAACGAGCAATTTGATGCCTGTGGCATTGATAGAAGTGGCTCTATGGTTGAGCGTGCTCTTGCTTTAGGTGTGAATGCAAGCACCAAAGAGTTAGAGGCGTTTGAGGAAGCTTCATTTGAATGTGTTGTTGCTATTGCTGATGTACTCAACTATATCTCGCCCGTAGAGATAGGCTCTTTTTTAGAAGCAGTCGCAAGAGTTTTACCTAAAGAGGGCTATTTTATCTTTGATGTCAACACTCTCTATGGTTTTGAAGGTGTGGCAGATGGTGTGATGTGTCAAAACAGAAATGATCAATTTTTGTCTGTTGATGCAACGTTCTTTAACAAAGAGCTTTTAACCAAGATTGTTCTGTTTGAAAAAGAGGGTGAGTTTTACCGTAAGGAAGAAGGGTCAATAACGCAATACTTTCATCCGCTTTCATATTTCAAAAAGCTTAAAATGTTTAAACTCAGCTCTACCAAACCCGTCACACTATTTGGTGACGAGCCTGATAAAACCATTTTAATGTTGCAAAAACGTTAA
- a CDS encoding GNAT family N-acetyltransferase gives MFVVEEAKLSDIERLIDLLTILFSQEAEFVPNRTLQQTGLQMILNDASIGTIFVLKSDQKIIGMVTLLWTISTALGGKVAFLEDMVVDPLWRGKGGGHALIEHAILYAEKLTCKRITLLTDTDNFKAHHFYQQFGFEASLMQPMRLLLTEK, from the coding sequence ATGTTTGTTGTTGAAGAGGCAAAACTTTCTGATATTGAGCGTTTAATAGATTTACTAACAATACTTTTTTCACAAGAAGCAGAGTTTGTTCCTAACCGTACCCTACAACAAACTGGGCTTCAAATGATTCTTAATGATGCAAGTATAGGGACTATTTTTGTACTAAAAAGTGATCAAAAAATTATCGGTATGGTCACTCTTTTATGGACAATAAGCACAGCATTGGGTGGGAAAGTAGCGTTTTTAGAAGATATGGTTGTTGATCCTCTTTGGCGAGGAAAAGGTGGTGGACATGCGCTTATTGAGCATGCTATTTTGTATGCCGAAAAACTTACATGTAAACGCATTACGCTTTTAACCGATACCGATAATTTTAAAGCACACCATTTTTATCAGCAGTTTGGGTTTGAAGCTTCTTTGATGCAACCGATGAGGTTGCTACTGACTGAAAAGTAA
- a CDS encoding S41 family peptidase, with product MRRLLGVIFIIVGMLNAASPSYDPSALYQEVAQKIKDESINPVDEKRLMNRCLDGMVNSVDQNGRYLNEEEYETLYLSSKAVAGIGLFLMEKHNHIFVKSVVEHSPAQKVNLQKGDEIVQVDGILVRDLSVEEVVAQLRGAPNSKIKLSVLKSNSTKPIELQLTRKNVTIDLITPRMFEGDIAYIKISSFAQNALAEMLEDTQYLYDSQEHKVSGFILDLRDNPGGFFTSGIAITSLFLENDKLIINVKSRHKEEKKQYKNTPQDYDGSEYVQKIEALPFLKTVPLVILVNNDSSGSSEIVASVLQEYNRAVIIGTPTFGKDTFATLFPLSTNTSAVKFATARWSTPKGKSVWPSGVSPNIEVHQENEESDKPLAEALHFLQKK from the coding sequence TTGAGACGCTTGTTGGGGGTTATTTTCATTATTGTAGGCATGCTTAATGCGGCCTCACCTTCGTATGATCCTTCTGCTTTATATCAAGAAGTTGCACAGAAAATCAAAGATGAGTCAATCAATCCAGTTGATGAAAAACGACTTATGAACAGATGTTTAGATGGAATGGTGAATAGCGTCGATCAAAATGGACGCTATTTGAACGAAGAAGAGTATGAAACACTCTATTTAAGTTCTAAAGCCGTAGCGGGTATTGGGCTTTTTCTGATGGAGAAACATAACCATATTTTTGTTAAATCGGTAGTAGAACACTCTCCTGCACAGAAAGTGAATCTTCAAAAAGGAGATGAGATTGTTCAAGTGGATGGCATACTCGTCCGTGATCTTAGTGTTGAAGAAGTTGTTGCTCAACTAAGAGGAGCACCTAATAGCAAAATAAAACTGAGCGTTTTGAAGTCCAATAGCACTAAACCTATTGAATTACAACTAACACGAAAAAATGTTACGATTGATCTTATTACACCGCGAATGTTTGAAGGTGATATTGCCTACATAAAGATTAGCTCTTTTGCTCAAAATGCACTTGCGGAAATGCTGGAAGACACGCAGTATCTCTATGATTCACAAGAGCACAAAGTGAGTGGTTTTATTTTGGATCTTCGTGATAATCCAGGAGGCTTTTTTACGAGTGGTATAGCCATCACTTCTCTTTTTTTAGAAAATGATAAGCTTATTATTAATGTGAAAAGTCGCCATAAAGAAGAAAAAAAGCAGTATAAAAATACGCCACAAGACTATGATGGGTCTGAATATGTTCAAAAAATAGAAGCACTACCTTTTTTAAAAACCGTTCCTTTGGTTATTTTAGTCAATAATGACTCATCGGGAAGCTCTGAAATTGTAGCTTCTGTATTGCAAGAGTACAATCGTGCGGTGATCATTGGAACACCAACGTTTGGAAAAGATACTTTTGCAACACTCTTTCCGTTAAGTACCAATACGTCAGCCGTAAAATTTGCAACAGCAAGGTGGAGTACACCCAAAGGAAAAAGTGTGTGGCCAAGTGGCGTTAGCCCAAATATTGAAGTCCATCAAGAGAACGAAGAGAGCGACAAGCCTCTTGCGGAGGCATTGCACTTTTTACAAAAGAAGTAA
- the dapE gene encoding succinyl-diaminopimelate desuccinylase yields MLNTEALFLKLLRFVSVTPDDGGAFLFIKEYLNDFEAIEINVENTKNLFLYKRFGEGPHLCFAGHIDVVPAGHGWQSEPFEPLVKEGIVYARGAQDMKSGVCALLQALKSTNHFQGTLSALLTSDEEGDAKHGTIEVLKALKERSFLPDYAIVAEPTSELIFGDAIKIGRRGSINGVIEITGKQGHAAYPEKAINPVHQVAPVLHKLAGHLLDAGDEDFTPSQMVITDIRGGMEVSNVTPGNLKMMFNVRNSTKTDVEKIRMYVESVLEGMNFSLRLSESAQPFVTCKDSRIVKVLSSALLHVKGKIPKLSTAGGTSDARFFGSFGIATVECGVVNDTIHAPNECCPLSEVDSLVEVFKNVIENFEKEDV; encoded by the coding sequence ATGTTAAATACTGAAGCACTTTTTTTAAAACTTTTACGCTTTGTCTCCGTAACGCCTGATGATGGTGGCGCATTTTTGTTTATTAAAGAGTATTTGAATGATTTCGAGGCTATTGAAATCAATGTTGAAAACACGAAAAATCTCTTTTTATATAAACGTTTTGGTGAAGGGCCACATCTCTGTTTTGCGGGGCATATCGATGTTGTACCTGCAGGGCATGGATGGCAGAGTGAACCGTTTGAACCTCTTGTAAAAGAGGGCATCGTCTATGCTAGAGGTGCGCAAGATATGAAAAGCGGTGTGTGCGCACTTTTACAAGCGCTTAAAAGTACCAACCATTTTCAAGGCACACTCTCAGCACTCCTTACCAGCGATGAAGAGGGTGATGCAAAGCATGGTACGATTGAAGTACTCAAAGCGTTAAAAGAGCGCTCTTTTTTACCAGACTACGCCATTGTGGCAGAGCCTACTTCTGAACTCATCTTTGGCGATGCCATCAAGATTGGTCGTAGAGGCTCTATCAACGGCGTGATTGAAATCACAGGGAAGCAAGGTCATGCGGCTTATCCTGAAAAAGCGATCAACCCTGTGCATCAAGTAGCTCCCGTATTGCACAAACTAGCAGGTCATTTACTCGATGCCGGTGATGAAGATTTTACCCCTTCGCAGATGGTTATTACAGATATTCGCGGCGGCATGGAGGTGAGCAATGTCACCCCAGGTAATCTTAAAATGATGTTCAATGTCCGCAATTCCACCAAAACGGATGTCGAAAAAATTCGTATGTATGTTGAAAGTGTGCTTGAAGGAATGAATTTTAGTCTCCGTTTGAGTGAAAGTGCGCAACCGTTTGTTACATGTAAAGACTCACGTATTGTCAAAGTACTCTCTAGCGCACTCTTACATGTAAAGGGAAAAATACCTAAACTCTCCACCGCTGGCGGAACCAGTGATGCACGTTTTTTTGGAAGTTTTGGCATAGCAACCGTTGAGTGTGGTGTGGTCAATGATACGATTCATGCGCCCAATGAGTGTTGCCCACTAAGCGAAGTAGACTCTTTAGTAGAAGTATTTAAAAATGTGATTGAAAATTTTGAAAAGGAAGATGTATGA